A region of the Streptococcus suis genome:
TTGGTTATGCTATTTTCTCGTCTTCTGTACACATATAGATATTCATCGACAAAAATGTTTTTTTGGCTTTTAAAAAACAGTTTATGCGTCGTGTACTGGTCTTCATGCAAGACATCTACAGGATATCTGATGGATTTATATGGGGTGTTATCATTGAATAAGTTGGCTCTATATAGTTTAGCCCAAGCAGTCACAGCAATAAATGAAAAATATCTATGATATTTTTCAAGGCATTGCTCTCCAGTCAACAATTCTATTTTATTGACACTATTTTGAGAATTAGGAAATACAAATAATTTGTTATGTTCTTCAAACTCTATATACTTGCCAATGGCAATGTCTGCCTGACAAGTTTGTGAATATATATATAAGGTTTCGATACAATGATTTCCAAGATAGTCATCACTATCAACAAAGGTTACAAACTGACCAGTCATGGCATCCAGTCCCTTATTTCGAGCATCAGATAGTCCGCCATTTTCTTGATGAATGACCTTTATCCGCCCATCTTTTGCGGCATAGTCATCACAAATCTTGCCTGAACTATCAGTCGAACCATCATTGACCAGGATAATTTCTAGATTTTGATAGGTTTGGTTGAGGATACTATCCAGACATTCGTGTAGGTAATTCTCGACATTGTAGACAGGGACGATAACACTGATCAGCTCTTCTTTGATTTTTCGATAGATATAGAGAGTTTCTTTGACATAAGAAATCTTGTCGGTTTCATAGCTCTTCGGTATCAAATCATTGACTAAATCGATATGGTTGTCTCTGACATAGCTTGTTTTGAAGAGTTTACAATAGGGATTTGTCAGATAGGTTTTATGTCTAGGGAAAGTCTGGAAGTGCTTTGTTACAGTTTCAGCCGTCACTGTCTCTTCCTTGAATAGATTGGCATGGAAGTAGTAGTTACCATCGTTTTCATTAAAGTCACAGTTTTCCAGCAATACAATATCAGACTGGTATTGTTCAGCACTGTTCAAGGCTGTTTCGATAAATGAATCATCCAGTTCATCGATGTGACTGAGGCTAATCAGGTATTGCCCCTTGACCAGCTTGAGCAAGTCTCGTCCTAACGGACTTTCTGGGTCGACAGTTAGGATGTCTACATTTTCCTCATCCAGTGGGTAGTGGGAGCAGATATCTGGTACCTGAATGTTTATATCAGTATTGTAGTTTAGAAGGATGAGTTGGATATTTTTGTAGCTTTGCTTACAAATGTTTTCGATAGTTGTCAGACTTGTTTCATTGTAGATGGGGAGTAGGAGACTTACTTTTGTTTGTTGAATCTGTTTTATATTTTTAACAAAGTCGACTTGCCAAAGTTTTAGATATTTATTTAAGGGTAGCTCTTGAAATTGATAATGTTTCCAAGGTTTTGCTCCAGAGGAGTTATAATGAATAATTTTGATTTCATCCAGACCCAACAAGTCTTTTTCCATTGCTTCAACTGTGTAGTTGTAAGCTAGGGGAAGTTCGGCTATTTTCCCTTTCAAAGCAATATTGATGACATCTTGGTCTTGAAATAGAATGATGTCTTTTAGTCGCTCTGTTTCCGTAAATAAATGATGGGTAATCTTATCTTGGCGCATTTTTTGCAAGTTGCAGACCAAGACCCCTGCATTGATAAAGAGTTCATCTAAATCAAATCCCAATTTTAATTTATGGTCAGGAAAACGGTTGATTATGTCAATTTCGTTGACACCTGCCAAATAGTGCTGACTGAGGTCAATATCCCACAGTTCTTTAACATCACATCGAATCAAGAGGTCGCTATCCAAGTAGATGACTTTATCACAATCTACGAGAATTTCTGGCAATAAATAACGGTAATAAGTTTCGATGGTAATGCCATCTAGTGTTAGCGGCAAATTGGAAAATAAATCTCTATCAATCTTGACAAAATGAATGTTTACAGATTCAGTCTCCAATGTTCTTAGCCTATCTTTTGACTTGTCGGATAAATCAGTATGGAGTACAAATATATCCAGATTAGTTGTGTATTTTTTTATCATAGAAATCGTAAAAAATACATAGTGACAATGCTTGTCGTTAATACAAAAGGAAATATTTATTTTACTCATTTTCATCTAATCCTTACGCGTTAAATTTGGAAATTGGCGACCTCGATAGTATTCGTTGATAATCACCTCAAAAGTTCAAGCTGTATATCAATTTCTTCTGCCAAGTTTGGAGGTAGGGTAGCTGTGTTATTAGACAGGGACAGCAGTTCTTGGTGATAGAAGTCTTTGTCCGCTCCCTTTGTTAAGACGTGATAGGTTTGTAGTGCAGTCAGATAATCGGAGGTTTCTTGACTGCTGGTTATTATCGCTTGGACAGGCTGGCTATTGCTAGAAATATAGGCTACTTCTGGTAGATAGACCAGACTTGCTTGGGAATGTAGCAAGAATCGAGTCAGGAGCTGGCCTGGGAGGTCTGTTCTTCGTTGCCAAACCCTTGTCACCACTTTGGGAGCCAGGAGCATACCAGACAAGGATTGGTAATAGGCGACCTGCTGGCTGGGTGCCAGCTGGGTCTGTTGTAGGTAAGATTTTCCATCCAGAACTTGTTTTTCTTGCCACAAGGGGTTGAAAAAGTAGAAGTTACCAGTAGTCTGTTCAAATTGGCTACAGCTGACTTTGCTGATGTCAGCATGATTTTCTTCTAGTGCTAGAAAGAGCTTGGCGAGATAGAAAGAGTCTACCCAATCATTTGCATAAATCAGACTGAGATAGCTACCTGCCATCTTTTCCAAACCTTCTTTAAGAAAATTGTGCTGATTATTTGGTGTAAAGTGATAGTAGCGGAAGATGGAGGAGGGTTTCACTGCTGCCAAACACTTTTCTTTTGTTTCCCTATCGGCTGAATAATCTAAAATGATGCAATCAATATTGCGATAAACTTGTTGAGCAATGGAATCCAAGGTTTTGTCCAAGTTGTCTGCTGCTTCAAAAATAGGAAGTACTAGGCTGATTTTAGGCTCGATAAACTGGAGATAGGCCTGATGGCACTCCAAGTAACGATTGACTGCGAGCCGATTGTAATCTGGAACATCAAGTTGGCGATTCCAAGGTTTTTCTAAACTATAATGGTTTAACACAATATCGGCCTCTTTGCGAAGATTTTCCTGCCTTTCCATATAGCCGTAATTATAGATAGGGTCTAGGGATTTTATCTTCCCTTCCAATGCGACATTGATAATGTCTTGGTCTTGGAGACGAATCTTATCCTTGATGGTATGTCCGCATTCAAATAACAAGCTTTCAATCTTATCTTCTCTGATTTTTTTAAGGTCCATGAGTAGAACCCCTGAGTTAAAGTAGTAGGTCGGGTCCGTCATTCCAATACTCCGACGGTAGTCAAAACCGCCTTCTGATGGTGGTTCACTAACTGCGGCCATATAAGCCCCGTCTAATGGAGTTTCCCAGAGGGGCTGGAGATCCTTTTGAGCTAGAATATCGCTATCTAGGTACAAGATACGGTCTAAATCAGGAAGAAGACTGGCAAAGGCCATGCGGAAATAAACCTCAGGCCGTGTGATATGGCTACGGTTAAGAGGTAAGTCTTCGAACTGTTTGGCATCCACCACAAGGATATGGATGTTTAGATTGTGAAATCGGTCTTCTAATTTTTGAAGTTTAAAGCGACTATAGTCTGATATATCAGATGTGAGGACATAGACGGAAACAGGGGATTTTCTTGTATGCACCATGATGGAATAGAGGGTGGTTCCCATGTAGTCTATATAGGAATCGCTGACAGTAAATGCTAGGTTCATAATGTTTCCTTAATAGAATGGCTTGTGATGAGGAAGTTGCTCTAAGAATTGCAATTCATTGAGCTTCGCTTCTATCTTGGTAGCGAGCTCTTCTTTCTCTAGTTTCTGGGCAGTCACAAGCAGGTCATAGAGTTCTTGTTTGTAAAATTCTTTGTAATGGATGAGAGACAGATTACATAGCGCCATATAGGAGGCGAAGTGGTTCAATTCTTTCATTCGCTGGAGAATGCCCCCTTCGGTTTCAAAGGTGGGCTGAACTATTGATACATTTCGTTTGACATAAGTTCTATTATTGACAAAGGCCACGGATTCACCTACCAAGTAGAAGAGGCAGGCTAGTAAATCTTCTGAGTGATAGCTGGCTAGTTGACCTGCTCTCTGGATGATAGTGGAATGGTAGAGTTTGCCATCTAGGTGGGTATGACGGAAAGTTTCATACCATTTTAAGCCGAAGAGGTTTTCTAACAAATAGCTGGTTTGTCGGTGGCCGTCAGCAAGGTCAGGCTCAAACATCTTGTAGATCCCCTCCTCCTCTTCTAGTAAGGTAAAGGGCGCACTGGCTATGAAGGTATCTTGCTCCACAAGCTGATGGTAGAGGGATGAGATATGGGTTTTGTCCAGCCAGTCCTCTGCCTCTATCATGCTGAAATAGCTGGTTTTGATGTGCGCTAGTCCTGCATAATAGGCTTTCATTTTTGTGGCAAAGTCTTTTTTGATCACCATTACTGGATGCTCTTTGGTCAGGTAAGGAATCAGGATTTCTTCCAGTTCAGGTTGGTCTTCTGGTAGCAGGAGTAGAATCTGTAGGTTCTTGTAATCCTGCTCAAAGACGCTGGCTAGGCATTGGCTGAGGGAGGCTGGTCTGGTCTGCCAAGCGTTGACTAGGAGAGTAATTGCTGGCTCGACAGTGGAGAGGTAGGCTTGAAAGGTTCTGCGATAGAGTTCGAAACTCTCGCGATTGTATTGGAGATAATTTTGGTCCTTTCTCCAAGGCTTGTGCCAATTGAAGTGGATAATGACCGCTTCTTCCAGCGAGATATGTTTGACCTTGCGTTGATAGGCAGTCATATTGTACTTGGCTTCAAGGTTTAGGATTTGCCCCTTCAAACCGATATTGATAATATCTTGGTCTTGATATTCAATGTAATTCTTTATCTCTTGCGCTTTGGCAAAGAGGAATTCCTCAATCTTGTCTTGGCGCATTAGCTCTAGGTTAAAGAGAAGTACCCCTGCATTTACATAAATATCCTGAGGGGTGAACCCGATTTTTTGGCGGTATTCCGCATTGCTATGGAGCATGTCTAATTCATTGACACCTGCGAGGTAATGGTGACTAAGATCGCTTTCCCAGATTTCTTTCAGTGATCCATTAACTAAGATATCGCAGTCCAGATATAGGACCCTGTCCAGTTCAGCTAGCTGGCTGGGCAACAAGATGCGAAAGTAGGTTTCGAGTGAAATACCTTCTTTCAAAGGAAGGTGGTCAAAAGAAGTGCTGTCAATCTCAATAAAAGAAATGGTCACCAGCTGAGAAGTCAGGCGATTGAGTTTAAAACGACTATGGTCAGACATGCATTTGGTCAATACATAGAAATGCAGTTCCTGGTTAGGATGGTGTTGAATGATGGAATAGATGGTTGTCCCTAAGTAGTCGGCATAGGAATCAGTAGCACTAAATGCGATATGCATCCGGTTCTCCTTTGTTTTTTTAGTTCTAAATCTACCTAGTCTTGCCCTCTTTTGTGGATAATAAGGTCTGTTAGTTTACTTTTAGCGCAGTCTGTACTGAAGGTGGAAATAGGGAGTGGGAAAGAACTCGACCATCCATAGAAGAGTTCGTCAACAATTCCTTATTTCCAGTTGTTGAGCTGAAACAGTCTATCCCCAGACATCAATTTATGTGAGCTGACTGCCGTCAGCTTATATCTCCCACTTTAAAAGGTCTCCCAGACCTTTTAAACTCCCACCCCCGTATAGCTCAAACTGTCTGGGGGACAGTTTGAGGTTGGAAATAGAGCGAACTTCGTTCGCTACACAAAGGTTTGGGGAACCTTTGGAGGTCGGAGATAGAGCGAACAAAGTTCGCTACAAAACAGTCAGAGTAGTGACTGTTGGAGGTTGGAAATAGGGCGAACAGAGTTCGCAACAAAACTGTCTGGGAGACAGTTTGAGGTTGGAGATAAAGCGAACTTTGTTCGCAACAATCGTAATGGTCAGATTTGGAGTGTAAAACACGAACTGCTGAGATTTGCCTCGCAAATCTTATCTCCCACCTTTAACCTCGCTTTTTCCTTTCTAGGCTCGGGCTGAAACAGTTCACTGAACTGTTTCACTCCCCCAGACTGTTAAAGCCAATCAACCACTGCGCTGAGATGTTGACACAAACCCTGAGAAGTGCGCTGGACTTGAGCCCAGCCTCCCCTCGTCGAAGTATTAAAGGAGAAACTAAATGACCTTATCTGCTGGCTAGAGTAGATTGAGTCTTGCTAAGGTTTGATGATAGAGTTGATGATTATTTTGACAATAGCTTTCCTTGGCTAGTAGTTGGGCTTGTTCTTTATAGTAATCCATAAAATCAACGGTCAACAGTTGGTTATTGGCTAGCAAGGTAAAGAGATAGGCTAGGTCATCCACTCTATTGTTTAGTATTTCTAAGTTTTCAGCTTTTTCTTTAAAGCGACGCACATAGAGTTTATGACGGCTAACCACCACTGTATCAGTACTTAGATAGGCAAGATTGGCTAGTTTTTGGTTGCTTAATGTCTGTCGGTGAAAGAGTTGTGTGAAGACTTGGGCTTGGAATAATTTTCCAAACAAATTCTCATGTCCTTCTTTTTCAAACCAAATCAAGCTGTGTAAACATTGAAGTAGTTCTTTGCTCTCTATGACGGTACCGATTGGAAACTCTTCTGAATAGAAGAGGTAGTTTTGCTGTTCCTCATTAAAGACAGTGAAAGAGGTCTGGGCGATCTGGCAATCTTTCTCCGTCAAGGAGGTCAATAAGCACTCGACGTACTCCAAGTCCAACCAGTCAGTCTGACGGACAAAGGTTAGGTAGTCTCCTTTTGCCTTCCTGATGCCAGCCTGCTCGAGAGAAACAACCTCGGTATCTAAGGTGAGCAAGTGGAAACGGCTATCTTTCTGGTAAGCATCCATTAGTGCTTGGCTATGTGAGTAGGCCTTGTTCTGCACCAAGAGGATTTCAAGCTCGCGATAGGTCTGCTCGCTGATGGATTCTAGGCAGGCTTGGAGATAAGGACTTTCTTCGCCGATAGGGATAATGATGCTGACCATAGGCTTATTCTGTAGGGTTACGAATGCTGCCTGATAGTCTTGGTAGGTCAGGGCAGAAACCTTGAGATAGTCGGGTATTTTTGTGATAGCATGCCAGGCCTTGATGTCACCGTTGAAGTGTTCGATGACAATCTCGTCAGCTGTCAGTTCCCTATTTTGCTTGCGGACATCGGTGTAGTTATAGGCAGGTGACAATTGCTTGAACTGTCCCTTGTAGTAGGTATTTAAAATATCTTGGTCAGGGAATTTATAGTCTTGTGCCTTTTCTAAAGCCATGGCAATCAACTGATTGGTAGTACCATTCTGACGCATCTTGTCAAGGTCCATCAAGAGCACACCTGAGCTAAAGTAGGCATCATTTGGACCAAAGCCCAGACTATCCAGATACCATTGGTAGTATTTGAAAATATCTGCTTCAATGATTGCTCCAAGCTCATATTCCTCTAGATCCGTTTGGAAGAGCTCCATCAAGTTCCCATGTACTAAGATGTCTACGTCAAGGTAGAGGATTCGCTCCAGGTCAATGAGGAGTTCAGGTAGTAGGAATCGTGAAAACGATTCAATCGGAAATTGTTCAGTTCGGATAGGAATGGCTGAAAACTGCTGGTCTTCCAACAAATGGAAGTGCAACTCTAAATTGGGAGTTTGTTGAGCTAGGTTGCCCAAGTCTTGGAGAATGCTCTGAGCAATCTCCTTGTAAAGAATATGGACTCGTACCTCTTCCTTTGGATGATGGGCGAGGATGGATAGGATGGTGGCGCCAAGATACTGGGCATAGCGATTGTTAACAGAGAAAGCAATATCTATGGTTTTACTTTCTAGCACAGTAGGCAGGATCTCACCTGTCAAGTCTAAGACAATTTGTTGTAGATACTCTTGATCCTCTGTAAAGATGATATCCTGGTCAAAATTATGTTCAGCTGTGTGCTTGTGCTGGAGTTTGATTTTGGTTTGAGCCTGCATGGTAAACCATTCATACTCCGAATCAATATGGCCAATATCAATTGCTTGCATACCTGTTTTAGACAGACGATAGGCCAGGACTTTGGCAGTTGGTCCCAACATCAAAAGGACTAGTTTGTCTTGTCCGTAGGTCTTGATGGCCGAAATAATCTCGTCTATTTGGGCGTAGGCATTTTTTGAGGGACAGATAATCCGCTGGATAGATTTGGCTTCTTGAAAAAGGTTGTTGCCCACACCTGAGCGAGAGGTTTTGCCCTCGACAATCAGGATGTCCTTGTCTATCCAAATCTGCTTTAAGCTTTGAAAATAGGTAGCAGATAAACTTTTATCGGCTAGGTCCATATAAGGACGGGAGATAAAGGTACTTCCATACCAAGGAGCTTTACAAATCTGGCGGTAGTAGTCTTGGTAGTGCTGTAAGTGTCCTTCCCAAAAATGATTACAGGCGTCTGTATAGCGTTCTCTGTTTTCGAAAACATCTGATAAACAGACCATCAAGTGCTGGTTGCTTTCAAGTCCTAGTATCTCTTTTAATTCACTGGCTAGCTGAGGGTCATAGTCTTGGTAAGGAATGCTGTGACCTGCAATAATGTCCATCTCTCCATCGCCAAATCGTGCGACAGAGCAGGAGTGTTCCAAAATATAGTCTAGGCTTTGAGAAATAGGTTTTACTCGGATGGGGATAGTTGGTGTATTCATAGGAAATTGCTTGTTTCTTTCTGATTAGGAGGTTCTTATTCACTAAATAGTTCCAGTTTGTTTAAAACACGTAGGTATTCTAAGCTATCGCTACACTGATGGACTTCTAATTCATGTTTGGTATGTAATAGGACATTATAGAGTTTTTGGCGAACCAGCTCCGTATCCTTCTTGGCTAAAACCAAATCTACGATACGTTCTTCCAAGGCTTCGATATTGTTCATGGCTGTTTCTAGTTTGAAGTCGGTGGTCATAAAGCTCTGACCATGACGGCGGTACATGTAAAATTCACTATGAATCAGTGCGATTTGCTTGGCTTTTAAAAAGGTTTTGTGAATGGTATATTCATCCTCATACCTTTTGTTCTTGGGAAAACGAAGAGTATCGAATAGGGAAGCCTTGAAGAGTTTGCCACACGGAATTACAAAGGGGGCAGTGTTGAGGTTTTTCCAAACAACTTGTCGGTCGAGAGCTTCTTGAACGGTTAGAAATTCTGTCTGATCCTTTTGTGCCTGCTCAACGAAGTAGTAGAAGGTATGATTTCTCTCGTCCCAGATGAAAAAGTGACCAATGACAATGTCTACCTCATGCTGAATGGCAGTTGTCAGGCAGGTTTCTAGAAAATCTTCACGAATACCATCGTCAGAGTCTAGGAAGGTAATATACTCCCCTTTTGCAAGGGACAGACCAGTATTGCGAGCTTCGGACACACCCTTGCTTTTTTTTATATGTTTTATGTAGATACGATCATCCCCTTTAGCATAATCATCGCATATAGTCCCAGAAGAGTCGGTGGAACCATCGTTTATGAGCAACAATTCCCAATTGGAGTAGGTTTGACCGAGGACCGTTCGAATACATTCATCCAGATAGTTTTCGACATTATAGACAGGGACAATAATACTGATTAGTGGCTTATTCAAGAGAATCTCCTTTTAGATAGGTATACTTGATTATTTTATCACAAAATGGACAATTTATACAGTAAAATTCGATACAAGCGCTTTGCTTGTGAATACAGGTTCTTAGGCAAGAAAATCATTGGCCAGTATATGCTGCCAGCAACCCGCCAATTTACTTCCGATGGACATTATGATAAAATAAAATGATATAGAAACTTAGGACCTGTATTTACAGTTCAGCACTTCCAGCAACTGCTGGTTTTTCAGTTACTCATTGTTCGTTGTTTTCAAAATACAGTCAATATTCTCTAACAACCTGCCTTGATTAGCGAAAAACAATCTCTTCTATTACAAGTATACAAGCGCTTCACTTGTGAATACAGTTTCTTGAAAGAATGTTAGATTTAGCGATGAATAAATTATTTTTTAGGTATCCTGTTTTAGGAAAAATCCTCGTTACAGGTTTGATTTTGTTTATCATTCTAGCAGGTCGTTATCTACCTGTTCCCTTAGTGAATTTGTCGGGCTATCTGCCTCAGACAGCGCTTGAAGAACTACCTTGGCATCAGATACCACAAAGTAGTTTGCCTATGCTATCCATCTTTTCACTAGGTTTAGGACCCTGGATGTATGCTACGATTCTTATCTCCCTCTTCTCAATTGGCAGTAAGCAGAGCTCTCTTTCTCCACGGATGATGGAGTTTCGTAAGAATGCTCTGATGTTGCTTTTGGCCTTTATTCAGGGCTTGGGGCTGGCTATTGGATTGAACTATGGCGAGGGTGGCAAACTAGCCATTATTGATGAGATTTTTTTTGTAACCTTGGTCACGATTGCAGGTGCCTTTGTGATTAGCTGGCTGGCCAGCATGAATGCTGCTTATGGTCTTGGGGGGACGGCCATTATCATTCTAATCAATATTATTGTTGGGCAGTTTTATATTTTTCCACTCTTCCTTGATTTGTTCCAGACAGAATTGGCTTTTGTAGGAGGATTGATATTAGCCTGGACAGCTCTTTCCGTCTATTTAACGGTTGTATTGGACCAGGCAGAGTATCGGGTACCTATCCAACGGATTGCTATCAAGAACGATTTGATGAAAGAGGCTTATATGCCTATTAAACTCAATATATCGGGTGGGATGCCTTTCATGTATGCCTATACCCTATTGGCTTTTCCGCAGTATATTTTCTTGCTTTTGTCTTTCTTGTTTCCCAATCAGGCCATGATTTTTCAATATTTGGCTAGTTATTTTACATTGACGAATTTGGAAGGGATTTTGTTCTTTTTGGCTATATTGGCTCTTTTAACCATCAGTTTTGCCTTTACAACAGTTAATCCAACAGAAAAAACAAGAGAAATGCGTCGAACAGGAGATTATATTCCTCTTCTTAGACCAGGTCAGCCAACCAAGGCCTACCTGATCTCCCTTATTTTTAAAATTGGTACCATCAATGCTGTTTTCTTGCTGTTTATGGTTGGTCTTCCTCTGTTGCTTAGTCTGGATTATCCAGATATTCAGAGGATTGCAGGACTGCCAGGGATTTTTATGATGGTTGTAGGTATTTTGTTGACAATTATCAAAGAAGTGAAAATGATGGGCTTAAAGAAACGCTATGGTTCACTCTTTGAATTGAAGTAGGAGAATGTATGACACATTACTTTATTCCAGCTTGGTATCCAGAACAGAGGACTTGGTATGATAATACCAATAACTGGTACAATATGTGGTCGACCGCTCGTTTTGATGACACCATCAATCAGTTGCGCATGTTCGAAACGGCAGGAGAAAAGAATCGACTGCTCATCTTGAATTATATGCCCAATCTTCGGTATTACAAGCACCGTTACGATTTGTTTGAGGTGGATACCTGGTCTCTTTTCGATCAGTTGCAAGGAATTGGAGACTATCAGGGTGCAGTGATTGATTATCTGGATTTTGACTGGCCACAGGGGATTGAATTTGTCAATAGCCCTTTCCTAGCTCTTGCTCTCTTAGGTGGAGAAGTCTATGCCCAGATCGAATTTGGTGAATCGGGACAGGTTATTTGGATTAGTTTCTTTGACAAGGGGAGTTTGTTCAAAAAAATGGTCTTTGATGATCGGGGCTTTGTATCAAGTATTCTTTACTACCAGGATTGGCAGCCGCTCTATCAGGATTATTTGGGCTTAGATGGCAGGTGGAGAATTCGGGAATTTTTAGGAGACAATGACCAACATATTGAAATCAATCCTCAATTGGAAGTGGCCATCTCGGATAAAGCATTCTATGAGAACATGGAAGAATTGGTTCAAGAACGTTTGGCTTATTATCTGAAAAGTAGTTCAGAGGAGGCCCATATCTTTTTAACGGCCTCTCCTCAGCACTATGATGTGGTCATGAAGGCCAAGGGTAGCCAAAAGGTTGTTCTATCGTTTTTTGGTCAACGTTTCCCTTTGGAGCAGACAGCAAAACTTCTACCTATGTTGGCTATGGCTGACTTGGTTCTTACGGATAGTAAGAAGACAGCTGATTACTTGTCAACATTTAAGATTGCTCCAGTCCATCATTTGTCCTTGTTTGATACCCGTTTGTCCTTGGGTAAGAGCCAACGTTTGAAAGAACTAGAAGTTTACTTTTTATTGGATGGTTTAAGCCCAGACGAGTACCAGGCTTGCTTGGAAGTGCTCTTTAACAGGATGGAAGAATACGAGGATATGCATCTGCATCTGGTGTCTTATCAGACAAACCAAGAAACGGTCAAAAATCTTAGTCAAGATTTAGAAGAATTTCTAGAAACCAGGTCGGAACCCTATCTGTTTTTTGAAAAAGAAGAAGGACAGATGTTCGAATTTGGAGATTCAGAAAGTCAGGAGAGTCGCATCAAGCTGTCCTTTTTACATAGCGAAAATGAGATTATTCAAGCCTTTCAATATGTTCGATTGATTATTGATTTGGCAGAAGAGCCAGATTTGTATACCCAAATTGCAGGGATTAGTTCTGGTATTCCTCAAATCAATCGAGTGGAGACAGAATTTGTTGAACATATGAAGAATGGTTTTATTCTTTTCAGGGATGGAGGTCTACTAGCAGGTATCGATTTCTACCTAGCAGGTCTGACCAATTGGAATAAGTCGCTCATTCATTCTGTTCAAAAAATTTCGGAATATACAAG
Encoded here:
- the secY2 gene encoding accessory Sec system protein translocase subunit SecY2 gives rise to the protein MLDLAMNKLFFRYPVLGKILVTGLILFIILAGRYLPVPLVNLSGYLPQTALEELPWHQIPQSSLPMLSIFSLGLGPWMYATILISLFSIGSKQSSLSPRMMEFRKNALMLLLAFIQGLGLAIGLNYGEGGKLAIIDEIFFVTLVTIAGAFVISWLASMNAAYGLGGTAIIILINIIVGQFYIFPLFLDLFQTELAFVGGLILAWTALSVYLTVVLDQAEYRVPIQRIAIKNDLMKEAYMPIKLNISGGMPFMYAYTLLAFPQYIFLLLSFLFPNQAMIFQYLASYFTLTNLEGILFFLAILALLTISFAFTTVNPTEKTREMRRTGDYIPLLRPGQPTKAYLISLIFKIGTINAVFLLFMVGLPLLLSLDYPDIQRIAGLPGIFMMVVGILLTIIKEVKMMGLKKRYGSLFELK
- a CDS encoding glycosyl transferase family A encodes the protein MLLNKPLISIIVPVYNVENYLDECIRTVLGQTYSNWELLLINDGSTDSSGTICDDYAKGDDRIYIKHIKKSKGVSEARNTGLSLAKGEYITFLDSDDGIREDFLETCLTTAIQHEVDIVIGHFFIWDERNHTFYYFVEQAQKDQTEFLTVQEALDRQVVWKNLNTAPFVIPCGKLFKASLFDTLRFPKNKRYEDEYTIHKTFLKAKQIALIHSEFYMYRRHGQSFMTTDFKLETAMNNIEALEERIVDLVLAKKDTELVRQKLYNVLLHTKHELEVHQCSDSLEYLRVLNKLELFSE
- the asp1 gene encoding accessory Sec system protein Asp1, with the protein product MTHYFIPAWYPEQRTWYDNTNNWYNMWSTARFDDTINQLRMFETAGEKNRLLILNYMPNLRYYKHRYDLFEVDTWSLFDQLQGIGDYQGAVIDYLDFDWPQGIEFVNSPFLALALLGGEVYAQIEFGESGQVIWISFFDKGSLFKKMVFDDRGFVSSILYYQDWQPLYQDYLGLDGRWRIREFLGDNDQHIEINPQLEVAISDKAFYENMEELVQERLAYYLKSSSEEAHIFLTASPQHYDVVMKAKGSQKVVLSFFGQRFPLEQTAKLLPMLAMADLVLTDSKKTADYLSTFKIAPVHHLSLFDTRLSLGKSQRLKELEVYFLLDGLSPDEYQACLEVLFNRMEEYEDMHLHLVSYQTNQETVKNLSQDLEEFLETRSEPYLFFEKEEGQMFEFGDSESQESRIKLSFLHSENEIIQAFQYVRLIIDLAEEPDLYTQIAGISSGIPQINRVETEFVEHMKNGFILFRDGGLLAGIDFYLAGLTNWNKSLIHSVQKISEYTSGVLVEKVKEKIN